In Ensifer sp. WSM1721, the genomic window TACCGCCGTGAAAGCAGTGGTCCCCTGCCATTCTGGCAACATGCCAGAAAAGAAGTCGGTATCTAGCACAGGTTGCGATAGAGAACAACTTCAATTAAGAAAATCCTTATAGAGAAAGAAATGATCCGGTCTTATGCCCGAGGGGATTTTTCGCGATATAGTTTTGGCCGATGGAATCCCGCCGATCGTGTCGAGAAACGTCATTTTCCCTTGCGTCAGTCCAAATGATTGCCACTTTTGCCGTGGACTCTTTGGCGGTAGCTTCCTGTTTTAGAACCTCCGCATAAGAGTTTCGTGACAGTCTTGTATCTGCCCACCCCGGTTTCTTAAGGATTGGAAAGGCTCGAAACATGCGGCTAATTAGCCGGCGGTCTCAAGAAATCGATTGACGAAGTCGGCGCAGGCGTTCCAGTCAGTGAACTCGTGATCGCGCTCGGGGCTCGCGGTGCCGCCGCGCTTCATGACAATGAAGTTGACGACCGGCACCTTTGTCGCCGACCAGCGCAATGTCGGGCCGTCGGCGGCACGGGAACGGGGAAGAGCCATCTGGCCGTCGCGATTGCCGTGCACTGATCCGCAACGGTGGGCGCTTCTTCAACGTCATCGCTCTGGTCAATCGGTTGGAGACGGAAACGCACAGTGGCAAGCAAGGGCAGACGGCCGACGATCCCAACCGTCTCGACTTCATCATCCTCGACAACTCGGCTATCTGCCATTTGCCCAGGCAGGCGGCCAACTCCTGTTCCATCTGATCAGAGGCTCTACGAGCGCACCTCGGTCATCGTCACCACGAACCTGGCCTTTGAGTATGGCCGACAGTGTTCGGCGATGCCAAGATGACGACCGCGCTCCTCGACCGGCTCACCCATCATTGCGAGATTGTCGAAACCGGAAACGAATCCTGGCGCTTCAAGAACCGCTCGCAAGGCTCACATGAGGATTTCTGCGTTAAGACCGGTCACTGATGCATAACGGTTCCTGTGGATGTTTGTCCCGGATCCATGGTCTGAGCCAGATTGCATGACGCGGCGCGCTTCCGTCGCCGGTTCAAAACTCACATACGGTCCAAATCTCAGACGGCTTTGCCTGATGCTGCACGCGCAAGGACAGGCGACCATGGAGCGGCTGACGATGTTGCTGAACGATGTCCGCCTCAGCGTCTCCAAGCGGCAGGTCGTTCGGCTTGTGACCAAGGGGCTGGACGGATTTGATGCAGAGGACGCGGCGGAGTTGAATGCCGGACTGGTCTCGGCGATACGGCGCCCGCCATCAAGGACGCACAAACGCTTCAGCCGGGTGAGAACTGGTCGCGCCGCGCCAGTTACCTCCAGGACAACTGATCTTTGGGTAGCCGGCCGCTAGGGTCGTTCACGATTACGCGATGCGGGAGGTCCGGTCCCCACTTCCACAGGACAAGGTTTCGATCATCCTCCTCAGCGCCCGGCGCAAAGCTCGGCACCAGAATGCCGACGGTGCCACGCGAGCTCAGCCGATCATAAATTGCCCAGGAAGCGGGCCGCCTCCCTTCCGCAAGGGCTGTGGCCCAGCTGCAGGCCATCTCCTCCATCGAGACGAAAAATGCACTCCTCCCCTCCGACGTGGTCAGGTCGGCCACATCCTCGCAATCGATATCGTACGAGCAGAGCACGCAGGGATCGATGCGATGCGCAAAGCCCTGATTGGCTTCCTTAACCGCCGTCATGATGCTGAGGGCGAGGTAGAGCGCCGGCACACCTTTCGGATTGAAGCGTGCGCCCCTGATGGCGGCGCCATCCCCCGAGGTCGGTTTGAATGCCCAGCGTGGATCATGTGCTCGGTAGCAGGTCTCAACGAACCTCAAGCAAAGCCCCCAAGGGCCATATGATCGAGGTAATCTCGGACAGCTGCCGCCTTGCCGTCCTTCACCAGCGACTCCGCCGTGCGGCCGCCAAAAGCCGGGAGTGGCTGGGCGCGATACCACGCCATGGCCTGCTCCTTGCCCCCGGCCCAATCGGTGACCCGGCTGATGATTTCAAGCATTTCGCGAAGACGGTTCTGCGTCCTTGTTCCGCGGCTGCGCTCCAGGCGGTAAAGCGTTTCGCGGGCGAGACCGGCCGTTTCGGCCAGCTGCGTTTTCGACATGCCGAAGCCGTCTGCGACCTGCTGAACAGCAATCTTTCCGCCCTTGTCCATGTAGGACAAGATCAGCGGTCCGCCATCTTTGTGGATCTTTTGAGCCTGAACCATCTTTCTGCCATATCCATAAACACATTTATTGTACAAAATATATGGCGAAGCTGCGACCTCCGCAAGCCTCAGCCATTCGATTACTTTCCTGGAAACTCGCGATAAAACGGTCGAATGAGTTCAGGTCATAGCGGTGGGCCATTGGCCCTGGCCAGGCGCTCCGCCGCGCGATTTTTCGATCTCGAGGTCCACCTGAAACGAGGGGCGCCACCCGATCCCTTCAAGCCGGCCGATTTCGCGGCATTTCCGCCACAGAAGCCCGCTGGCGCGATTTCGTGAGCGCTTGCGCGCCCCTGGGTCATCTGCACTGCCATTTCGAGTCTGGTGGGCCTCTATTCACATCATAAAAATGCGCTTGCAAAGGTTCGTTTATCCATATCTTCTGCATTTGGAAAACGCCCACTCCCTTGCCTGAAAGATGTTCCAATGGGGGCTAAGGACTCGCGTCACGATCGATGACTATCTCGAAATGAAGTATTTGTGTATGGGCGTGCTTTGAAATTTTCGCGGGTTTTGCAGCATGAAAGTTAGTAAAACGCTTGCTGCACACATAATGTCGCAGCCGTCGGGGTGGCCACGGCGGCGGCCGGTCGCGCTATGCCCTAGTTGCGGTAAAAGCCCGGGAAAATGATGTCCTGATCGACCAGGACATTGAACTTGTAGCCCGGCCTGATCTCCAGCGTCGGCTGGACATTGAGATTGCGACTGATCGTCTGCTCGGCGACCCGACCGAAGCTTTCCGCGAAATTCCGCCTCGCCGCATCCGACGCCGTCTCCTGCGTCGCCAGGGTCGAGCTGTCGGGCATCGACGCATCGATCCCGGTTCCGATCAGCGCGATGAGTACTGCGGAGCCGAAGGTTCTGAGATAATGGTTGTTCACCCTGTCGTGGAAACCGCCATAGCCCTCAGCATCCGTGCCGGCCATGCCGCTGATCTGTAGCGTAGAACCGTTCGGAAAAATGAGGTCCGTCCAGACGACGAGAACGCGACTTTGGCCGAACGACACCTTGCTGTCGTAACGCCCGAACAGTTTCGCGCCTTGCGGGATGAGCAACCGATGGCCGGTGGCGCTGTCATAGACGTTTTGGCTGACCTGGGCCGTGATGCGGCCCGGCAGACCGCTGTTGATGCCAGTGATCAGCGTTGCCGGAATGACGGAGCCCCGCTTTAGTCCGTAGTCCGAAAACTGCGGGACGACACGATTGGGCAGATAGCCGAGTTTCTTAATGTCGGCATTGAAGAAGTCCTCCTTGGATCTTTGCCCGTTCTGATCCGCCTCCTGTCCGGGAAGGCCATTCCTCAGCGCTGCAGCATAGAGATCCGACGCCGATGTCTGTGCATCTGGCGTTTTGGCTGTGACCGTCTTTGCGTCCGTCACCTCAGCCTTTGCCTCAAGCTTGTTGCGATCGATCACCAGCGGCGCATCGAGCGCTGCAGCATTGGCCTGCAGCCGCGCCATGCGCTGCCGGTAGCGCTCGCGCAGATATTGCTCATCCTGTTCCCGCTGCAGCCGTGCCCGCCATTCGTCATCGGAAGCCACGCCCCTCTTCTGCGTCTGATCCTGCACCTTTTCGGGGTGATCCCCGAAGGGTTTTGCGTCGTCCTCTTTCGTCTCGACGGGTGTCGGCTGAAAGGTCTGCGATTTCTCCGGCTCGCCAATGATGCCGTCGGTGACGCCCTGCTTGAGCTGGTCGGCATAGGTCGATGCCGGATTGCCGGTGGTCTGGTTCAGGCCGGCCTCCTTTCCGAAGAACAGACCACGGCTGGTCAGTCCGAAGAAGATGACGGCCAGGAACACGATCACGAATACGATCGCCACGATGATGGGAAGGCGATTGACGCGCTGCATCTGCGTCGCCCGGCTGCCGTTGGCGGATCCGCCCAATTGAAGCGATTGCGTCATGGCGTGTCCCTCACCCTTTCCGCATCACGGAGAGCGGGCTTGCCGGCGTCGCTCCGGTGGCCGTCACAACATAGGCCCGGCCGATTTCGACCGTGGAGGTGGAGAGACGGGCGAGAACCTGGTTCTCATAGGGCTGCAGCACATAGGAGATCGGAACAAGGTTCGACTTGTCGTCGGTCTTTTGGTCGGTCACGATGGAATAGCCCCACCCCTTGAGAGCCGCCTCCAGCGCCTGGCCGAACGGGGAGGCGTCCTGTTTCAGCACCACGGTCGCGGTGCCCGGACCGATCTGTTCGGCAAGCCGGCTGACCATGTCGCCAGCGATGGCGCTCGCCGCTGGCCCGGACACGTCCAGAGGCGCGTCGCTGGCGACTAGGCCAACGGCACTGGTGGACTGGCAGCCGGCAGCTGCCACTGTGAGGCTGGCGGCGATGATCGCCCGAAGCAGGAAGATCCGCATCACCGCTCTCCCCGCCTGATGGTGATCTTCTGCTGTTTCCAGCCGACGCCTGAGACAAGCACGGCGCGGTCGATATTATAGTCGACGACCATCATCCCGCTGTTCATGCGGTAGTTGACGATGCGGTTTTCGCCGCCGGAGATCACGAAGAGCACCGGCGCGTCCTGGCCGGCCAGCGAGCGGGGAAACTGGATATAGGTCTTGGCGCCATCGCTATAGACCCGCGTTGGCCGCCAGCTGGCACTCCCCGAAACTGAATAGCCGAAGTTCAGCTTTTCGGCCGGTACATTGGCGCCGGGGATCGTGCTCATTTCAAGTCGTGCGTTGATGTCCTTGAGCCTGTTCGATACATCTTCCGGATATTCGAAACCGACCCGCGCCATGTATTGCGCGACGTTCGATTTGAGCTGGATATGGTAAGTGCGCCGCGAAGTCGTCACGACCATAGACGTCACCAGGCCCGGCTCCGACGGCTTGACGATCAGGTGGATCGCCTGGCCGCCGACCGCACCGGACGTTGCCGGCTCCACCTTCCAGCGCACCGTATCGCCGACGAGCACGTCGCGGACCACTTCGCCGGCTTGAAGCTCGATATCGCAGACCTGCAGCGGCGAGCAGACGACGGAGGGCTGGACCTCCCCGAACAGGAAGATCACCTTGCCGTCGGCGCCCCTGGTCACAAGTCCCCGCCCTGCCCGCCATTGGTTCGAAATCGCCGCACCCTTCGTCTCGTTCGCGCTCATCGACTGCGCGACGGCGAGGTGCGGCAGGACGGATAGTGCCAGGGCGGCCGACAGCATCATGCTGTGGTGCGCCGCATTGGTAATCGCATTCATGAGTGCCATGCCTTTCAAAGCTGCGCGGTCCAGTCGAAATCACGCAGGTAGAGACCAAGAGGATTGAGACGAATGACGCTTTCGTCCTGCGGCGGGTTAAGCGTGACGGTGGCAATGCCGCGGAACCGTCTAAGGCCCGTCTCCTTGCCTTTCCGGTCGCGCTCATATTCGGTCCAGTCGATCTGGTAGGACTGGTTCGACAGCGCCACGATATTGTTCACCTCGATGGCGACCGTAGCGGTCTTTGCCTTCTCGAACGGCGAATTTCCGCGGAACCAGCTGTTGACCTTTTCGGTCGCCGGATCGGAGGTTCTGAGCAGTGCATAGGTGCGGTCTATATATTGCTTCTGGACCACTGCGTCCGGCGTGACCGAGCGGAAGTTCGAGATGAAGCTGCCGAGCGTGGCGCGCACCACCCGTGGATCAGCATATTCTATCTGCTGCGGGAAGCCGGCATTGACCGCCGCCCCGAGCGTGTCGACCTCGACGATATAGGGGACCAGCTTCACTTGCGTGCTCTGGTAAAGCGCATAGGAGAAGCCGATGACGGCCATCACCATGCCGGACATGCCGACCACGCGCCAGGCGCGGGCCGCCTGGACATAGGAGCCGTAGCGCTCGGTCCATTCCTGGCGCGCAGCAAGATAGGGATTGTCGGGCGGCGTGGATCCGGCCATGGGTCATCAACCTTCTATTTGTTCTCGTCGATGGGGGGTGGAGGCGTGGTGCGGCCGGAATGCCGTTTCTGATCGAGCTTGGCGTTGGCGAGCCCGAGGAGGGAACCGGCATAGGCGCCGGGTGAGGCGATGGCCTTTTCCTTTGCCGCCGAACCCGCCGCGTGCGCAGCGCCCCCGATCCCGGACGCTATGCCGCGCAGTGCGGCTCCCGCGAATGATGACCCGGCTGCTCGCGCCGAACTTGCCGCCTGGGCGCCTCGCGTCGCCGCGGCAGCACCAAGGAATGCGCCGCCGGCGGCAAAGCTCGCGGCCTGGCCGCCATGCCGGATTGTCTCCATCCCGCCCGAGACCGATGCGCCGTGCACGACACCCTGCAGGATCGGCGGCACATACATGGCGATGACGAAGACCACGACCGAAATACCGGCGATCGCAAGCGTCGTGATGAACTGTTCGGATGTCGCCGTCGGGGCCTCTGCGAGACCCAGCAGGACATCGGAGCCGATCTTGGCAATCATCACCAGCGCCATCAGCTTCATGCCGACCGAAAAGGCATAGACCAGGTATTTGACCGCAAAATCCTTGGTGTAGGACGAGCCCCCAAGCCCGAGCATGATCATGCCGGCAAGCAGCCCCACATACATTTCCACCATGATGGCGACGAAGATGGCCGCGACCAGGCTGAACGATATCACCACCACGACCATGGCGAAGACGGCGGCGATCGCCAGCGCATTGTCCTCGAAGAGGCCGAACTTGGCCTGTTCGGACATTTTCGCGGCAACACGAATGCCAGCGTCGAAGATATTGGCGGGCGAGGCGGAGCCGCCACCGGCGCCGATCTGGTAGAGGCTGTCGACCACCGCCCTGGCGACCGTCGGTCCCTGATCAAGAATGAACGCAAACAGGCCGATGAACAGGATCCGCCGCACCAGTTCGGCAAACCAGCTGTCGAGCGAGACGGCGTTGACCGCGAGCCACACGGCGGCGATACCGACCTCGATGCTGGCAAGAATCCAGAACAGCGAGCGCGCCGCGTTCATCACGGTCGTCTCCCACCCCTTGGCGGCGCTGGCAACCTGGCTTTCAAGGGTTGTCAGCACGGAGCCTTGCTGCGCGAGCGCCGGAGCACTCGCGAGCAGCACCATGGCCACCGCGATGAAGACGAGTTCCAGTCTGCGTGAAGGCCGCACGATCACCATCTTGGCTTCATCACCTCTCCGCCGCGAATATCCCGCTCCGGATCGCCGCTGAAGAACTTTTGCCGATGCTCCCGGCGCTCTTCGGCGAATGTGAGTTGCACGATGGACGCGCTCCCTCCTGACTTGCCCAGCGCGCGGGGCTGTACGACAAGCCAGACGGCGCCGGCGCCGAGGGCGACGATCCCTGCCAATGCAAGGGCGATGATCAGACGCGGGCTCACCAGCGCGGCTCCATCACCTGGCCGCCGCGAATATCGTGCTGAGGCGCGCTGAAGAACTGTTCGCGCCGGGCCTGCGCGAGGTCCTTTCGCGCCTGCTCCGACTGGTACCAGGTGCCCATCATGGTCATCTGCTGCGAGACAAGCCCGCGCAGCTTTTGCATCTGCGCGACCTGCTGGGCGGCGATCTCGTGTCCGACCTGCAACGCCTTCATTTGGCCGTCGGCGGTTTCCGACATCGAGCGGATCGAGTTCATCGTCGCCTCCTCGCTGGAAAACTGCTCGGCGGTCAGGTTCGCAGCCTTCAGTGTGACGGCGATCGTGTCGCGGTTGGTGTCTGACCAGATCTGGTAGGAGCTCGAAAACGTCGCATTGTCGGGCAGCGTCGTCCTGAGATCGGCGAAGCTTTGAAAGCGCTGCTTGAGCACATCGTCGATATTGCCCATCGAAAACGCCACGCCCTGCCCGTGCGAGACGATGTTCTGCAGGTGCATCAGATCGCTCTCGACCTGACCCCAGACATGATCGGGCAGCTGGGCGGTATTCTGCAGCATGTTCTGGTAGATGTTCAGCTGGTTCTGGATCTGCTCGGCTAACTGGGTGATCTGGGTGATCTGGTTGTTGACCTGCTCGGCCGACTTGCCGACGAGCGAGATGAGCTCGGCATTGTTGGCGAGCTGGGTCCATTCGGTCGCCTGTCCCGTGACACCCCCGGCCAATGCCGGAATGGGCTGGCTGACCACCAGGATGGCAGCCGCGAGCGCGAGTGCATGTGCGGCACTATTTGACCCGAAAAAGCGTTTCGGCATGATCGATTCCTCTTTGCTGGAGCCAATGGAGGGGCCACTCGGCCCCGTGTTCGGAGTGAAGCGACCGGATGCGCTTGAGGTCTTCTTTTCCGGCGGCGCCCACGAACGAGAGCGCGACAGGACCGAGCGCCATATCGAAGAGCCTACGGCCCTCGGGGGACGCGACGTAATATTCGCGCTTGGGCAGCGCGGTTGCGACGATCTCGATCTGGCGGGAATTAAAGCCGATGCGTTCGTAGAATTCCCGCGTGCCGGGCTCGCGCGCCGCGCCGTTGGGCAGGCAGATCCTCGTCGGGCAAGACTCCTTGAGCACGTCGATAATGCCCGATCGCTCCGCATCTGAGATCGATTGCGTCGCGAGCACCACCGCGCAATTGGCCTTGCGCAGCACCTTCAGCCATTCGCGAATCTTGTCGCGGAAGACGGGATGGCCGAGCATCAGCCAGGCTTCGTCGAGAATGATCAGGCTGGGTGCGCCGGTCAGCCGCTTTTCGATGCGGCGGAAAAGGTAGGTGAGAACCGGCACGAGATTGCGCTCGCCCATGTTCATCAATTCCTCGATCTCGAAGCACTGGAAGCTGCCAAGCGAAAGCCCGTCTTCCTCGGCGTCGAGCAACTGGCCCATGGGTCCATCCACGGTATAATGGTGAAGCGCGTCCTTGATCTCGCGCATCTGCACGCCCGAAACAAAATCCGAAAGTGAACGGCCGCGCGACTGCGCCATCAGCCCGACCTGTCGCGCGATGGCGTTGCGATAGTCCGGCGTAATCGTGACAGCCTGCAGCGACACGAGCGTCTCGATCCACTCCGAGGCCCAGGCGCGATCGCCGTCGCTCGAAAGCTCTGTGAGCGGGCAGAAGGCAAGCGGCCTCCCCTCCCCTCCTCCGGAGGCATCGCCACCGAGCTCGTAATGGTCGCCGCCGAGGCCGAGCGTCAGCGGCAGCATCGAGCGGCCCTTGTCGAAGGCGAAGACCTGCGCGCCTGCATAACGTCGGAACTGTGCCGCGATCAGCGCCAGCAGCGTCGACTTGCCCGACCCGGTCGGCCCGAAGATCAGTGTGTGGCCGACGTCGTCGACATGCAGATTGAGCCGGAACGGCGTCGATCCGCTTGCGACCTGCACGAGCGGCGGAGAGCCCGGAGGGTAGAACGGGCAAGGCGCGACCGGGCTTCCGGACCATACCGAATTGAGCGGCACGAGATCGGCGAGGTTGCGCGTATTGATCAGCGGCTCACGGATATTGGCGTAAGTGACGCCGGGCAGGCTGCCGAGAAAGGCGTCGGTGGCATTGAGCGTCTCGATTCTTGCGCCGAACCCCTCCGCCTGGATCAGCCGGCGGATCGCCTCGCAACTCTCCTGCAGGCGTGTCTGGTCCTCATCAAAGAGGGCGATGACCGGAGTATAGTAGCCGTAGCTGAGGAGCTCGGATGAGGCTTCCGCGATCGCGTCCTCGGTCTCGGCCACCATCATCATGGCGTCCTGGTCGACCGAATGGCTCTGCGTCTGGAACAGCTGGTCGAAGAAGGGCCGCACCTTCTGCTGCCATTTCTTGCGTGTGCGCTCGAGTTTGGCGCGCGCCTCCTCGGCATCGAGGAAGACGAAGCGCGACGACCAGCGGTAGGTGAGCGGCATCAGGTCAAGCGCGTTCAGGATGCCCGGCCAGCTTTCCGCCGGCAGGCCGTCGATCGCGACGACGCCGAGATAGCGGTTCTCGACCATGGGCGTCAGTCCATGCTGAAGCTCGGCGGTTACCAGCCAGTCGAGATACATCGGAATGTCCGGCAGCCGCACCGGATGGTTTTCCCCGGTGATGCAGAAGCGGATGAACTGGAAGAGCTCGTCGTAGCGTGCAAGGCGATAACCGCCGCGCTCCCCGACCTCCCGCGTCATCATCCGCCGGATCGAAACGACATTCATGAGATATTGCTCGACCTCGCGGATCGAGGCCAGAAAGGCCTCGATCGCTTTGTCGGCATAGGTCGCAGATCGGCTTGCCGCGTCCGAATAGACATAGCGCGTCAATCCGGATCGCCTTGGCTCTGGCGGCCGCCAGGTCAGGATCAACGCGTGCCGGCTTTCAAAATGGCCCTT contains:
- a CDS encoding RES family NAD+ phosphorylase, encoding MRFVETCYRAHDPRWAFKPTSGDGAAIRGARFNPKGVPALYLALSIMTAVKEANQGFAHRIDPCVLCSYDIDCEDVADLTTSEGRSAFFVSMEEMACSWATALAEGRRPASWAIYDRLSSRGTVGILVPSFAPGAEEDDRNLVLWKWGPDLPHRVIVNDPSGRLPKDQLSWR
- a CDS encoding antitoxin Xre/MbcA/ParS toxin-binding domain-containing protein, with amino-acid sequence MVQAQKIHKDGGPLILSYMDKGGKIAVQQVADGFGMSKTQLAETAGLARETLYRLERSRGTRTQNRLREMLEIISRVTDWAGGKEQAMAWYRAQPLPAFGGRTAESLVKDGKAAAVRDYLDHMALGGFA
- the trbI gene encoding IncP-type conjugal transfer protein TrbI: MTQSLQLGGSANGSRATQMQRVNRLPIIVAIVFVIVFLAVIFFGLTSRGLFFGKEAGLNQTTGNPASTYADQLKQGVTDGIIGEPEKSQTFQPTPVETKEDDAKPFGDHPEKVQDQTQKRGVASDDEWRARLQREQDEQYLRERYRQRMARLQANAAALDAPLVIDRNKLEAKAEVTDAKTVTAKTPDAQTSASDLYAAALRNGLPGQEADQNGQRSKEDFFNADIKKLGYLPNRVVPQFSDYGLKRGSVIPATLITGINSGLPGRITAQVSQNVYDSATGHRLLIPQGAKLFGRYDSKVSFGQSRVLVVWTDLIFPNGSTLQISGMAGTDAEGYGGFHDRVNNHYLRTFGSAVLIALIGTGIDASMPDSSTLATQETASDAARRNFAESFGRVAEQTISRNLNVQPTLEIRPGYKFNVLVDQDIIFPGFYRN
- the trbH gene encoding conjugal transfer protein TrbH, with the translated sequence MRIFLLRAIIAASLTVAAAGCQSTSAVGLVASDAPLDVSGPAASAIAGDMVSRLAEQIGPGTATVVLKQDASPFGQALEAALKGWGYSIVTDQKTDDKSNLVPISYVLQPYENQVLARLSTSTVEIGRAYVVTATGATPASPLSVMRKG
- the trbG gene encoding P-type conjugative transfer protein TrbG, with translation MMLSAALALSVLPHLAVAQSMSANETKGAAISNQWRAGRGLVTRGADGKVIFLFGEVQPSVVCSPLQVCDIELQAGEVVRDVLVGDTVRWKVEPATSGAVGGQAIHLIVKPSEPGLVTSMVVTTSRRTYHIQLKSNVAQYMARVGFEYPEDVSNRLKDINARLEMSTIPGANVPAEKLNFGYSVSGSASWRPTRVYSDGAKTYIQFPRSLAGQDAPVLFVISGGENRIVNYRMNSGMMVVDYNIDRAVLVSGVGWKQQKITIRRGER
- a CDS encoding conjugal transfer protein TrbF, with product MAGSTPPDNPYLAARQEWTERYGSYVQAARAWRVVGMSGMVMAVIGFSYALYQSTQVKLVPYIVEVDTLGAAVNAGFPQQIEYADPRVVRATLGSFISNFRSVTPDAVVQKQYIDRTYALLRTSDPATEKVNSWFRGNSPFEKAKTATVAIEVNNIVALSNQSYQIDWTEYERDRKGKETGLRRFRGIATVTLNPPQDESVIRLNPLGLYLRDFDWTAQL
- the trbL gene encoding P-type conjugative transfer protein TrbL, producing MVIVRPSRRLELVFIAVAMVLLASAPALAQQGSVLTTLESQVASAAKGWETTVMNAARSLFWILASIEVGIAAVWLAVNAVSLDSWFAELVRRILFIGLFAFILDQGPTVARAVVDSLYQIGAGGGSASPANIFDAGIRVAAKMSEQAKFGLFEDNALAIAAVFAMVVVVISFSLVAAIFVAIMVEMYVGLLAGMIMLGLGGSSYTKDFAVKYLVYAFSVGMKLMALVMIAKIGSDVLLGLAEAPTATSEQFITTLAIAGISVVVFVIAMYVPPILQGVVHGASVSGGMETIRHGGQAASFAAGGAFLGAAAATRGAQAASSARAAGSSFAGAALRGIASGIGGAAHAAGSAAKEKAIASPGAYAGSLLGLANAKLDQKRHSGRTTPPPPIDENK
- the trbK gene encoding entry exclusion protein TrbK; the encoded protein is MSPRLIIALALAGIVALGAGAVWLVVQPRALGKSGGSASIVQLTFAEERREHRQKFFSGDPERDIRGGEVMKPRW
- the trbJ gene encoding P-type conjugative transfer protein TrbJ codes for the protein MPKRFFGSNSAAHALALAAAILVVSQPIPALAGGVTGQATEWTQLANNAELISLVGKSAEQVNNQITQITQLAEQIQNQLNIYQNMLQNTAQLPDHVWGQVESDLMHLQNIVSHGQGVAFSMGNIDDVLKQRFQSFADLRTTLPDNATFSSSYQIWSDTNRDTIAVTLKAANLTAEQFSSEEATMNSIRSMSETADGQMKALQVGHEIAAQQVAQMQKLRGLVSQQMTMMGTWYQSEQARKDLAQARREQFFSAPQHDIRGGQVMEPRW
- a CDS encoding conjugal transfer protein TrbE, with translation MVALKRFRHAGPSFSDLVPYAGLVANGVILLKDGSLMAGWYFAGPDSDSSTDAERNEVSRQINAILSRLGSGWMIQVEAVRVPTEVYPDEADCHFPDPVTRAIDAERRTHFQREKGHFESRHALILTWRPPEPRRSGLTRYVYSDAASRSATYADKAIEAFLASIREVEQYLMNVVSIRRMMTREVGERGGYRLARYDELFQFIRFCITGENHPVRLPDIPMYLDWLVTAELQHGLTPMVENRYLGVVAIDGLPAESWPGILNALDLMPLTYRWSSRFVFLDAEEARAKLERTRKKWQQKVRPFFDQLFQTQSHSVDQDAMMMVAETEDAIAEASSELLSYGYYTPVIALFDEDQTRLQESCEAIRRLIQAEGFGARIETLNATDAFLGSLPGVTYANIREPLINTRNLADLVPLNSVWSGSPVAPCPFYPPGSPPLVQVASGSTPFRLNLHVDDVGHTLIFGPTGSGKSTLLALIAAQFRRYAGAQVFAFDKGRSMLPLTLGLGGDHYELGGDASGGGEGRPLAFCPLTELSSDGDRAWASEWIETLVSLQAVTITPDYRNAIARQVGLMAQSRGRSLSDFVSGVQMREIKDALHHYTVDGPMGQLLDAEEDGLSLGSFQCFEIEELMNMGERNLVPVLTYLFRRIEKRLTGAPSLIILDEAWLMLGHPVFRDKIREWLKVLRKANCAVVLATQSISDAERSGIIDVLKESCPTRICLPNGAAREPGTREFYERIGFNSRQIEIVATALPKREYYVASPEGRRLFDMALGPVALSFVGAAGKEDLKRIRSLHSEHGAEWPLHWLQQRGIDHAETLFRVK